The Syntrophus gentianae genome contains the following window.
AATCCCATCGGACTGAGCATCGTCGAACTGATCCAACGAAAAGGAAATGTCCTTCATCTTGACGGGGTGGACATCCTGGACGGAACGCCTCTCCTGGACATCAAACCCTACACGGCAAAATTCGACTTCTTTCAGACCACGAGCAACGGTTGGCAGGACGAGGTGGACGAGGAAACAGCCAGGCAAAGGGGAAAGCGCGGCTATGGCAGATAAGGGAGGAATGAAAATCATGGCGGCTTATGAATCCGAAGGTGAAAATCATTTTCGATATGTTTACGGACCTGTTCCCTCGCGGCGCCTGGGCCGCTCACTGGGGGTGGATGCCATTCCCTTCAAGACATGCACTTTTGATTGCGTTTACTGCCAGCTTGGCCGGACCACCCACAAGACGATTGAGAGGAAGGAATACGTTTCCGCCGAGGCGGTTCTGGACGAAGTGAAACGGAAGCTGGCGGAGGGAGACATCCCGGATTACATCACTTTTTCAGGATCCGGAGAGCCGACATTGAACAGCCGGATCGGCGATATGATCCGCGGGATCAAGGAAATGACGGATGTTCCGGTGGCTGTTCTGACCAATGGTTCCCTGTTGTGGAGAAAAGAGGTTCAGGAGGAATTGATGGCAGCCGATCTTGTCATCCCCTCGCTGGATGCCGGAGATGAACAACTGTTCCAATACGTGAACCGGCCCCATGGAGATCTTTCCTTTGAGCGGGTGGTCGACGGACTGATCGAATTTACCCGCCGATTTCCGGGGCAGGTGTGGCTTGAAATCCTGCTGCTGAAAGGTGTGACCGGCTTATCTTCTCATGTCGAAAAGATTGTCGCCTTGGCCAAGCGCATTGCACCGGCGCGAATTCAACTGAATACGGTCTGCCGTCCACCCGCGGAGGAATTCGCCTTTCCTCTTTCTACGGAAGAAATGCTGTCATTAAAAGAACTCTTTCCTGGACGAGTGGAAGTCATCCTTGAGGATCATTCAGATCGTTCCGAAGCTTCGGCTTTTTCCGAAAGCAGGGAAGAAGACGTCCTGGGCCTGTTGCGCAGACGTCCCTGCACCTCCGAGGATATTGCGGAAGGTCTCGGCATCCATGTAACAGAGGCGCTCAAGCGCCTGAACGTCCTGGTGGACCTTGGCAAGGTGCATTCCATCGTTTCAGGTGGACGGAACTTCTACATTGTAACGGGTTCGAAATCGTCTTTGAGGTCGCAAGAAGAAGGGGATCAATGAAGAAGCCTGCGGTCGGCGGTGGGAATCAGTCTCCCCTCCGGTCGGAAGTTCATGACGATCCAGAAACGAAATTGATCGGCAGGGTCGCCCTCTATGCCTTCTTGTTGAATCTCGGCCTGGCGGTCATGAAAGGTTGCCTTGCGTTTTTTTCAAGCAGTCTCGCCGTCACCGCGGGAGCCATCGATTCCGCAACCGATTCCTTCGCTTCCCTCGCTCTCTACGGAGGTCTGAAGCTTTCGACAAGAAGGACCCCTTCCTTTCCTCTGGGGCTTTACAAAATCGAAAACCTCCTCTCCGTCTTTGTGGCGCTGTCCATCTTTTTTGCCGGCTTTGAAATCGCGCGGGAACTGTTCACCCGAGACGCTTTATCCCCGCGAATTTCGCTGGGCGTCGTAGTCCTTCTCGTGGTGGGGGTGGCAGCGACCTGCGCATTCGGCCAGTATGCCATTCGGATTGGCAGACAGACGGAGTCGCCTACCCTGATTGCGGAAGGCCGGCATCGGCAGGTGGATGTCTTGTCTTCCCTGGTCGTGCTGGTTTCCGTCTTGCCGGATTATTTCGGATGGCATTTTTCTCTGTACGGACTCTCCATCGATCAGATTGCCGCCGGAGCTCTTTTGATCTTTATTGCCCGTGCCGGTTGGGATTTGCTTTCCGATGGTATGAGGGTCCTGCTGGATGCATCCCTCGACTTTGAAACTCTTGACTCAGCCAGAAGCATCTTGAGGGATCACCCCATGGTGGTGAGTGTCAAATCGCTTTCCGGGCGCAACGCGGGACGTTTCCGCTTTCTCCAGGCAAATGTGATCCTGCGGACCGGCGATCTCGAAAAAGCTCATCAGATCAGCCAGGAGCTTGAACACAGCATCCGGGAGAAGATCCCTCACGTGGAACATGTGGACATTTCCTACGAACCTCAACCCCGCACCCACATCCGGATTGCCGTTCCCCTTTCAGATGCCGCCGGCACGGTCAGCCGTCATTTCGGTGAATCTCCCTTCTTCGCCATTCTGACTCTTCGACTTGCCAATCATGGCCTCGAGGAAAAGGACATCATCGAGAATCCCCACAAAGACCTGAAAACGGCCAAAGGCATCCATGTGGCGGAGTGGCTCGTCCAGAAAAAAGTCGATCAGGTCTTCATCGCCGAGGATCTTTCCCATAAAGGCCCCAGCTATGTTTTCAGCAACGCCGGGGTGACAACACAAAGGACCGATGCGGAAAGTATCAAAGAGATTCTTGAAAATCTCAAGGCAGAGTAAATTTCCAGGAACAGAATCATCTCTTGGGATGGGGATCGGGGGTCAGGCGATACATTCCGTAACAATGGCGGAATCAATTTGGAGAATTTCCAGGAGGCCTTTTTAAGGCCTCCTGGGCGATGGGTTTGTTTTAAGGTGTAGGGGGCTTCAATTGTTGATAGATCAGTTTCAGTGTCCAATAATAGGCTTGAAGTATTTCTAAACCAGCAGCTTTCCGGCACCCGCCCCGGGGGTAACCCCGTAAATCTCATCAATTTTCAGAATTACGATGCCTTTGGATCTTAAGGGAAAACCTGCGGAATTACCAAGTTCTTCAATCCATTTGGCCGTTTCTTCGTAACGTTTGCCACTGGTCTCAATGACAATGGTCCCTTTTAACTGGTATCCCTCATGACCTTCCCAGAAGGTCACAGATGCTTTGGGATTCTCCTTCATGTTGTCCAGGGTCTTGTTAAAAAACTGATCCGACAGAAGAATGGTTTCATCGTCGATGATTTTTTTAGCGCCCACCGGTACCGCATTTGGGATACCATCTCCGGTTGCCGTGGCCAGGACAACTGCGGGCACCCTCTTAAAAAAATCCTTCATACGGTCTGTCATTTTTGCCATGATTTTTCCTCCTGTAATTCGTTTTTTCGTTCATGGTCCTCATGGTGGGTCTCCCGTAAACAGGCCGTACTAATCGACGGGTTGTTGTGTCCTGTCCCGGCGCTGAAGGTACGGTTGTTATTGAAACGGATCACCTGCTTATTATGTTACTTTACGTTTGTTACTGCCGTATAGGGCGTATCACCCTGGCAGCTTAGGCAGCTTTCGCCATGCCTTAACGGATATGCCTCACCACAGACCCTGCAAATGCCCACCGGTCCCATTTTTTTGCGACGTACTTTTTCAGGTTCGACTTGTACGAGTTGGATGCCGAGCAATCCTGTACCTGCTTCCCTGATCTGCTCCAACAGCAGATCAGTGTCCTGTTCGTTCTTTTTCTTCTTTTTTAGATACCAGTCGCGCACTTCTGGCCAATATTCAAGTTTTTTTGTATCCAGAAAACTCCTTACACCCTTTCCATTATATTTTTCATACAGCGTAACCGCAAATCGACCAAAATTGATGATGCTCAGCCATCCGTTGCCGATGGTACAGGGGGTCAGAATCTGGATGGCATCAGGAAGGCAAACCGGTGTTTCGCATATGGCATCAAAAAACTCCCCTTCAGGCAGATTCTTCATCGCTAGATCAACCATAAAACCGCCGATAATCATGCCTGGCGCAAGATTACCGTGAAAGGACCTGATCAGGTTGAGATATTCTTCATAGGAATAGGCGCAAATGTTCATAAATTATCAACTCCTCTTTCAATATACAGTAATAAGCGTGGCTCACACACTCCCCTGTCTGTCGACCCCTCTCCCGGCTCCCCTTTTCCCGCTTACCAATAAATATCAAATCAAAACATCACAAAGCATACCAGAAGCGACAAAGGGCTTTTAGAATAATAATATTCAGTGATGGCAGGTATTTATAATATTAAGAGACGAGAGGGACGGAAAATACAATTGCGATGATGCAACTATTACTTTGAAAGGAGATTGCATTACTGCGGCTATGGATAATCTGGAAATACGGGGACTCCTGTCATCAACGATGCGATCACGAGCGATGCGCGCACCGTAGGACTTCACGAGATTGTTGATTTCTGCCTTATCGCAGGAGCGTATCCATGAAAAAGAAAAAGGAATCATCACCTTCAAGGTCAATGCTGATCTGCTGGAGGTCATCAAAAACATACCCAACCGCTCGGAGTCCATCAGGGAGGTAATCATGACGGCCCTTGAAAATGTCTGTCCACCATGCAACGGGACAGGGATCCTGACGCCGAAGCAGAAGGAGCATTGGCAGATTTTCGCCCGACACCATACCGTCAAAAAGTGTGAAGATTGCAATAAACTTTTCATCGAGTGTGCCAACACAGAAAATAAGTAACGGATCATGAGGACTTGCATATGGGGAAACCTTTTTTACCACTGCCGGCCTGGCGATAAGCTATGGACCGGACCTGCCCGCGGGGGCAACTACTATCATCATCACCGGTATTGCATGCCGGTTTGTTGTATCAGGGTTGAAAATATTCCGGCTGCGGTGTTGACGGAATCAATTTATCCTGAGGGTTACGTTCTGTAGAAAGTAGCATTTTTGCACCGGTATTTGATATCTTGAGTCGCATACAAGCACTTATGCATTCTGTCATCAGATTCCTTATCTCTAAAAATAACAATTATTAACAATTCGTTAGCCATATTGCTTCAGGCGAGCAATGTGGGCACGAGAAATGCCCTTATGTTTCATACAAGGGCATGCATAACTTAAACAAAAAAATAACGACCGTGTCTAAACGACACGCAACAGGTGAATCATGTCAAATGTAAAACGGATCGTCGCTATCGGTGGATCGGCCGCCGTCCCCAAGGCGGCTGCAGGAGCCGAGATCACTATCATACAGAAAGACTTTCTATCGGGGAAAATGAACAACAAGCAGCGACCGGCAATTTTAAGGCACAGGTGTATCTGATCATGAAAACATCCCTGGATTGCATTCCCTGCTTTATTAGGCAGGCCCTGGACGTGGCAAGGATGGTAACGGCAGACATCACCGTTCATGAGTGGATTGTCCGCGATGTGCTGCGATGGACCAGCGAGATGAATCTCGAACAGACGCCTCCTCTTTTGGGACAGCGCATCCACCGACGGCTGAGGGAGATCACCGGGGTGGAAGATCCATACCGAATCGCTAAAAACCATCATAACAGCATGGCTTTGAATCTCCTTCCCGAGTTGAAGGCCGAGATCGACGCCGTGTCGGATCCTTTGATGATGGCCGTTCGCCTGGCTATTGCAGGGAACATCATCGACATGGGCGTGAACGGAAACTTTGCGGAAACAGATTTGCGGCATTCCATTGACCAGACCCTGGCGGAGCCTTTTTCCGGGGACCAGGATGGATTTCGACAAGCTGTTGCTAAAGCCCGGAACATCCTGTACCTGGCCGATAACGCGGGAGAGATTGTCTTTGATCGCCTCCTTATCGAGCAACTTTCACCGGAGCGAGTGACATTGGTGGTACGGGGGGCACCTGTCATCAACGATGCAACTATGGTCGATGCACGGCTCTTGAGACTGCATGAGATCGTTGAAGTCATTGACAATGGTTCGGATGCCCCGGGCACGATCCTCGACGATTGCAGTCACGACTTCAACCGACGCTTTGCCGAGGCTGACCTTGTTTTTGCCAAGGGACAAGGCAACTTCGAGACGCTCAGCAATGAAAATCGAACCATTTATTTTCTGTTCAAGGCCAAGTGCCCCGTGATTGCCTCCCATGTCGGTCTACCGGTCGGAACTCATGTGCTGGCACAATCCCCTTTGTAAGGGGCCCGTTATAAGGATATTTACGGCCCTGTTCCTTTAAGGAATCCGCGTGGCGAAGTGGCTCGTTGAGTAGAAAGTTGATCAGGTTTCCATGGCCAAGGATCTCTCACCTAAAGGCCCCATCTAT
Protein-coding sequences here:
- a CDS encoding radical SAM protein, which gives rise to MADKGGMKIMAAYESEGENHFRYVYGPVPSRRLGRSLGVDAIPFKTCTFDCVYCQLGRTTHKTIERKEYVSAEAVLDEVKRKLAEGDIPDYITFSGSGEPTLNSRIGDMIRGIKEMTDVPVAVLTNGSLLWRKEVQEELMAADLVIPSLDAGDEQLFQYVNRPHGDLSFERVVDGLIEFTRRFPGQVWLEILLLKGVTGLSSHVEKIVALAKRIAPARIQLNTVCRPPAEEFAFPLSTEEMLSLKELFPGRVEVILEDHSDRSEASAFSESREEDVLGLLRRRPCTSEDIAEGLGIHVTEALKRLNVLVDLGKVHSIVSGGRNFYIVTGSKSSLRSQEEGDQ
- a CDS encoding cation diffusion facilitator family transporter, which encodes MKKPAVGGGNQSPLRSEVHDDPETKLIGRVALYAFLLNLGLAVMKGCLAFFSSSLAVTAGAIDSATDSFASLALYGGLKLSTRRTPSFPLGLYKIENLLSVFVALSIFFAGFEIARELFTRDALSPRISLGVVVLLVVGVAATCAFGQYAIRIGRQTESPTLIAEGRHRQVDVLSSLVVLVSVLPDYFGWHFSLYGLSIDQIAAGALLIFIARAGWDLLSDGMRVLLDASLDFETLDSARSILRDHPMVVSVKSLSGRNAGRFRFLQANVILRTGDLEKAHQISQELEHSIREKIPHVEHVDISYEPQPRTHIRIAVPLSDAAGTVSRHFGESPFFAILTLRLANHGLEEKDIIENPHKDLKTAKGIHVAEWLVQKKVDQVFIAEDLSHKGPSYVFSNAGVTTQRTDAESIKEILENLKAE
- a CDS encoding pyridoxamine 5'-phosphate oxidase family protein — translated: MAKMTDRMKDFFKRVPAVVLATATGDGIPNAVPVGAKKIIDDETILLSDQFFNKTLDNMKENPKASVTFWEGHEGYQLKGTIVIETSGKRYEETAKWIEELGNSAGFPLRSKGIVILKIDEIYGVTPGAGAGKLLV
- a CDS encoding FmdE family protein, which produces MNICAYSYEEYLNLIRSFHGNLAPGMIIGGFMVDLAMKNLPEGEFFDAICETPVCLPDAIQILTPCTIGNGWLSIINFGRFAVTLYEKYNGKGVRSFLDTKKLEYWPEVRDWYLKKKKKNEQDTDLLLEQIREAGTGLLGIQLVQVEPEKVRRKKMGPVGICRVCGEAYPLRHGESCLSCQGDTPYTAVTNVK
- a CDS encoding damage-control phosphatase ARMT1 family protein translates to MKTSLDCIPCFIRQALDVARMVTADITVHEWIVRDVLRWTSEMNLEQTPPLLGQRIHRRLREITGVEDPYRIAKNHHNSMALNLLPELKAEIDAVSDPLMMAVRLAIAGNIIDMGVNGNFAETDLRHSIDQTLAEPFSGDQDGFRQAVAKARNILYLADNAGEIVFDRLLIEQLSPERVTLVVRGAPVINDATMVDARLLRLHEIVEVIDNGSDAPGTILDDCSHDFNRRFAEADLVFAKGQGNFETLSNENRTIYFLFKAKCPVIASHVGLPVGTHVLAQSPL